One window of Terriglobia bacterium genomic DNA carries:
- a CDS encoding HigA family addiction module antitoxin produces MSITDATALGVTRTTLSELVNGKRGVSTEMAVRLSKVFGGSAQSWLVQQAQYNLAHVRTDRMKLKRLEVV; encoded by the coding sequence TTGAGCATTACGGACGCGACTGCGCTCGGCGTAACCCGCACGACATTGTCGGAACTGGTAAACGGAAAACGGGGCGTTTCCACGGAAATGGCCGTGAGATTGTCGAAAGTCTTCGGCGGCAGCGCCCAAAGCTGGCTTGTCCAACAGGCCCAGTATAATCTCGCCCACGTTCGCACTGATCGCATGAAGTTGAAACGGCTTGAAGTGGTCTAG